The Benincasa hispida cultivar B227 chromosome 9, ASM972705v1, whole genome shotgun sequence genome has a segment encoding these proteins:
- the LOC120084668 gene encoding UPF0481 protein At3g47200-like has translation MDKGEGDHVTISIKKTLMELPPTNPESFLYKVPRLRRKMNETVYTPQFISIGPFHHGRPELMAVEQYKLRALKTYLARVNLKVEEAMSMTFSWEEKARSCYGHSIDMNKQDFAKMMLLDGCFILEFMNSTNYMDSLLSKGDHEEWIDGVLLIGVMDDVERDLIIFENQLPFFVLQQLYELSFSSTKKSKDLTVNFMEWMAELFISTTSGYALPFKETTKVRHVVDLLRFYYIPSPETDEYNKFNDNEGIYSYQSPTITKLCETGIKVQRAMEADSMMDFSFKNGVLKIPPFRIHTNFEIQIRNLIVSEIFNVVEGKKYIFHYLLLLDDLIKTEKDVSILMKEKIIINETDGSAEQVLKLIHNLHLIAPSYRPQSYFNNMSRDLDNYCEKRWQRSMASLRRSMASLKRDYFSTPWAFISFLAATFLLILSLLQTLFSAPSIFHKK, from the coding sequence ATGGATAAGGGTGAGGGTGATCACGTTACGATATCCATAAAAAAAACACTGATGGAGCTGCCTCCTACGAATCCAGAAAGCTTCTTGTATAAAGTTCCCAGACTGCGCCGCAAGATGAATGAAACAGTATATACGCCTCAATTCATTTCAATTGGGCCTTTCCACCATGGCCGACCAGAATTGATGGCCGTAGAACAATATAAGCTTCGAGCTCTCAAAACCTATCTTGCTCGCGTAAACTTGAAAGTTGAGGAGGCCATGAGTATGACTTTTTCATGGGAGGAAAAAGCTCGTAGTTGCTATGGACATTCCATAGACATGAACAAACAAGACTTTGCGAAAATGATGCTCTTAGATGGTTGTTTTATATTGGAGTTTATGAACTCAACAAACTACATGGACAGTCTTTTGAGTAAAGGTGATCATGAAGAATGGATAGATGGTGTTCTCCTCATTGGTGTAATGGACGATGTAGAACGTGACCTAATTATATTTGAGAATCAACTTCCTTTCTTTGTTCTTCAACAATTATATGAGCTATCATTCTCTTCAACAAAAAAGAGCAAAGATCTAACTGTCAACTTTATGGAATGGATGGCAGAATTGTTTATATCGACCACGTCTGGATATGCGCTTCCTTTTAAAGAGACGACCAAGGTAAGACATGTAGTTGATTTATTAAGATTCTACTACATCCCCTCACCTGAGACAGATGAGTATAACAAATTCAATGACAATGAAGGGATCTATTCCTATCAATCCCCAACTATAACTAAGCTCTGTGAGACTGGTATCAAGGTACAGAGAGCAATGGAAGCCGACAGCATGATGGACTTCAGCTTTAAGAATGGGGTTCTCAAAATTCCACCTTTCAGAATTCAtactaattttgaaattcaaattcgaAATTTGATAGTATCTGAGATTTTCAATGTCGTTGAGGGTAAAAAGTATATATTCCATTATCTTTTACTCTTAGACGACTTGATTAAGACAGAGAAAGACGTGAGTATACTTATGAAGGAGAAAATCATAATTAACGAAACTGATGGTAGTGCCGAACAAGTTTTGAAACTAATTCACAATCTACATCTGATCGCTCCAAGCTATCGACCTCAGTCTTACTTCAACAACATGAGCAGAGATTTAGATAACTATTGCGAAAAACGGTGGCAGCGATCTATGGCTTCACTACGCCGATCTATGGCTTCACTAAAACGTGATTATTTCAGTACTCCATGGGCTTTTATCTCCTTTCTTGCTGCTACCTTCCTCCTTATCCTCTCTCTCCTTCAAACCTTATTCTCTGCTCCATCTATTTTCCATAAAAAATAA